A window of the Gossypium hirsutum isolate 1008001.06 chromosome A03, Gossypium_hirsutum_v2.1, whole genome shotgun sequence genome harbors these coding sequences:
- the LOC107886186 gene encoding ankyrin repeat and SAM domain-containing protein 6 yields the protein MADIQQADGVEGPLPVASSETVGSKRQRRPSVRLGDIGGEQPYDSHVRRPFSSSKQWKHHSNNLSLNPSLASPNFKSSKTRALTNLTTDFNATNDTLDDHTEAQNNLDGVSIGSWGVKDSTKRGPATKRPRSNWVPKIDDSNGNNNNSHVETEDKYSGSKDNENFDMENSESPMKEQSPIHSLDNLGIDGNEREVLYPGNNQRRTIRTRVFDGVDLSAPSCEEDGVSIWLNSLGLGRYAPVFEIHEVDDEVLPLLTLEDLKDMGINAVGSRRKLFCAIQKLSKGFS from the coding sequence ATGGCGGACATACAGCAAGCAGACGGAGTGGAAGGGCCATTGCCGGTAGCTTCATCTGAGACGGTTGGATCGAAACGCCAGAGACGTCCAAGCGTTCGGTTAGGCGACATCGGCGGTGAGCAACCTTACGATTCTCATGTAAGAAGACCCTTCTCTTCTTCCAAGCAATGGAAACACCACTCCAACAACCTTTCCTTAAATCCCTCACTCGCCTCTCCCAATTTTAAATCTTCCAAAACTCGCGCCCTTACCAATCTCACTACTGATTTCAACGCCACCAACGACACCCTCGATGACCATACTGAAGCTCAAAACAATTTAGATGGCGTTTCAATTGGTAGCTGGGGAGTCAAAGATTCCACGAAACGAGGCCCCGCCACGAAACGGCCTCGGTCCAATTGGGTTCCCAAAATCGATGATTCCAATGGCAACAATAACAACAGTCATGTGGAAACAGAGGACAAATACAGTGGCAGCAAAGATAACGAAAATTTCGACATGGAGAACTCGGAAAGTCCCATGAAAGAGCAGAGTCCAATTCATTCATTGGATAATTTGGGTATCGACGGCAACGAAAGGGAAGTTCTTTACCCTGGAAATAACCAAAGACGTACGATTCGGACCCGGGTTTTCGATGGGGTCGATTTATCTGCTCCGTCTTGTGAGGAAGATGGGGTTAGTATATGGTTGAATAGTTTGGGTTTAGGAAGGTATGCCCCGGTTTTTGAGATCCATGAAGTGGATGATGAAGTTTTGCCATTGTTGACATTGGAAGATTTGAAGGATATGGGAATAAATGCAGTTGGTTCAAGAAGGAAACTGTTCTGCGCAATCCAGAAACTCAGTAAAGGCTTTTCATGA